The genomic region TGACCAGCGCGAGGTTGTCGGCGAGCGACTTGCCGAAGCCGATGCCGGGATCGACGATGATCCGCGCCCGATCGACGCCCCCGGCGACCACCGCCGCGACGCGCGCCTCCAGCCAGTCGAACACCTCGCCGACCACGTCGGCATAGCCCGATCCGCCGTGCGGCCCAGCTTGCGGATCGGGCGAGTGCATCAGGATCACCGGGCAGCCCGCGCGCGCGACGATGCCGAGCGAGCGCTCGTCCCACAGCAGCGCCGACACGTCGTTGACGATTTGTGCGCCGGCCGCGAGCGCCGCTTCCATCACCAGCGCCTTGCGCGTGTCGATCGAGACCAGCGCGCCGGCCGCCGCCAGCCGCCCCGCCACCGGCGCCACGCGCTTCGCCTCATCGCCTTCCCATATCAAAGGCGCGCCGGGGCGGGTCGATTCGCCGCCGAGGTCGACCAGCGCCGCGCCAGCCGCGAGCATGTCCACGCCGGCTCCCGCCGCGCCCGCCGGGTCGTCGACATGCGCGCCGCCGTCGGAGAAGCTGTCCGGCGTCACGTTGAGGATGCCGGCCACCAGCGGCTGGTCGAAGCGCAGCACGCGCTCGCCGAGCGTCAGCGGCGGTCGCGGCGCGGTGATGCGCTGGTGGAGCAGCATGGCGCGCTCGCCGCAGCCGGCGATCTCCGCCACCGGCACGATGCGCCGGCCAGCGCCCTCGCGCAGCTCATAGGCCGCGAACCACAGCATCCCGCCCGCCAGCCGCGCGACGCTGCCGTCCGGCAGGCCGACCGGCGTATCGACGAAGTGAATCGGGCGGAGGTGCAACGCGCCGATCAGATCTGCGTCGCGAGCAGGTAGGTCTGCCGCAGCGCGTCTATCGGCTTCAGCGCGCCTTCCGCCTCGTAATGCCAGAAGGTCCAGCCGTTGCACGCCGGCGCGCCCTGCAAGGTCGCGCCGAGCTTGTGGATCGAGCCGATCGCGCCGCAATCGCTGGAAAGGCTGCCGTCGGCGCGCACCGCCGCGCGGAAGCGGCGCTTCGCGTCGGTGACGACGCTCCCCGCCGGCAGCAGGCCGTTCTCGACCAGCACGCCGAACGCCACCTTCGGCTGCTGCTTGGGCGACTGCATCGTGGAGAGCGCGGATTCGTCGAGCGGCAGCGCGTCGGTGATGCGCTCGATCGCAGCGGCGCAATAGCCCGGCTCGCGCTCGATCCCGATCCAGCGCCGCCCGAGCCGCTTCGCCACCGCGCCGGTGGTGCCGGTGCCGAAGAACGGATCGAGCACCACGTCGCCCGGCTGGGTGCAGGCGAGCAGGATGCGATAGAGCAAGGCCTCCGGCTTCTGCGTCGGGTGGACCTTCTGCCCGTCCTTCTTCAGCCGCTCCTGCCCGCCGCAGATCGGGAACTCCCAGTCGGAGCGCATCTGAAGCTCGTCGTTGAGCGTCTTCATGCTGCGGTAGTTGAAGGTGTATTTCGCCTTCTCGCCCTTCGACGCCCAGATCAGCGTCTCGTGCGCGTTGGTGAAGCGGGTGCCGCGGAAGTTCGGCATCGGGTTGGCCTTGCGCCACACGATGTCGTTG from Sphingomonas sp. CL5.1 harbors:
- the folP gene encoding dihydropteroate synthase; translation: MHLRPIHFVDTPVGLPDGSVARLAGGMLWFAAYELREGAGRRIVPVAEIAGCGERAMLLHQRITAPRPPLTLGERVLRFDQPLVAGILNVTPDSFSDGGAHVDDPAGAAGAGVDMLAAGAALVDLGGESTRPGAPLIWEGDEAKRVAPVAGRLAAAGALVSIDTRKALVMEAALAAGAQIVNDVSALLWDERSLGIVARAGCPVILMHSPDPQAGPHGGSGYADVVGEVFDWLEARVAAVVAGGVDRARIIVDPGIGFGKSLADNLALVNNLALFHGLGCPIMLGASRKRMIGALSNEAPVGERLGGSIALAMKGADAGVQLLRVHDVAETVQALRVWRGLRDRALVG
- a CDS encoding site-specific DNA-methyltransferase, producing MGVIEKVAAKRGRADEVALPLDQILMGDCIATMKSLPAKSVDMIFADPPYNLQLGGELFRPDGSHVDAVTDDWDKFDTFAAYDAFTRAWLAEAHRILKDNGTIWVIGSYHNIFRVGTAVQDLGYWILNDIVWRKANPMPNFRGTRFTNAHETLIWASKGEKAKYTFNYRSMKTLNDELQMRSDWEFPICGGQERLKKDGQKVHPTQKPEALLYRILLACTQPGDVVLDPFFGTGTTGAVAKRLGRRWIGIEREPGYCAAAIERITDALPLDESALSTMQSPKQQPKVAFGVLVENGLLPAGSVVTDAKRRFRAAVRADGSLSSDCGAIGSIHKLGATLQGAPACNGWTFWHYEAEGALKPIDALRQTYLLATQI